In Acidimicrobiales bacterium, one DNA window encodes the following:
- a CDS encoding ABC transporter substrate-binding protein, which translates to MKPNRLLIILLAVLAFAATACSSGDSDSDGGSSPDDSGTGQDISSATTEAAPDETGLEITRGGEISVGIVAESSGWYPPSAETAFSAGFLVMDALYDRWYDQTGGGELIPVVAAARATPNDDASEWTMPIRPGIMFHDGTEVNAQAAVDMITQWHEGPFGSSSTIDRAEVVDEYTVRYFLTGPDPAFEEVLAGIATGAVFSPTAGRAFGPEDSVDNPIGTGPFMFESWIRDSEVVVVRNPNYWRSAPDGGTLPYLDRIRFRVLPDGTARRASLEAGDLDMATQGGPDGGPALIEQGFVPYEFIGNGAALNIYNTAVPPFDDVRMRRAAAHALDPEQANALRPPNLSGVAEFRTQYYNSSSRWYDEAAGEGYARFDPDEAQRLYDEYINDPGRSDGKSVGEPVSFTYDCNTDPINLDTAQLFQQEWGDVGFEVEIRTTEQASFVNQIIGTSSEPLFQGDFQIACWADGSEQDPLSIYRTRYGSNQVLNWTNFTDPAIDAALETLRTSLDFDTRKAAAADIARITADAQTVYWWASGSTLVLGRPEVHGVENFTYPDGQVGERRGSGRVWWHEVWLEGAEPLDDVPTGFVEIPEVTTTTTTEAPAEPVPGGPDPAIADAMPAAPPGLRMAGNGPPLADLCPGITTLEGIEPISATSQSYPGDPQLGPNGQVTIYVLEPGDADTIIGRYEQAVAECVEFSTELDDGTPVNLGYVSRDLGSFGPESYGYGVAGDAGGFPIDSDIVLIRSGDNLALVTALHILSPADGSVVTPLAEGAAEILAGLG; encoded by the coding sequence ATGAAACCGAATCGTCTGCTGATCATCTTGCTGGCGGTGCTGGCCTTCGCAGCCACCGCGTGCTCGTCTGGCGACAGCGACTCGGACGGCGGGTCGTCGCCCGACGACTCGGGCACGGGCCAAGACATCTCGTCGGCCACCACCGAGGCGGCTCCTGACGAGACCGGCTTGGAGATCACCCGAGGTGGCGAGATCTCGGTGGGTATCGTCGCCGAGAGTTCCGGCTGGTATCCGCCCAGTGCCGAAACCGCGTTCTCGGCCGGGTTCCTGGTGATGGACGCCCTGTACGACCGTTGGTACGACCAGACCGGAGGTGGCGAGCTCATCCCCGTGGTGGCCGCTGCGCGTGCCACACCCAATGACGATGCGTCCGAGTGGACCATGCCCATACGGCCGGGGATCATGTTCCACGACGGCACCGAGGTAAACGCCCAGGCCGCCGTCGACATGATCACCCAGTGGCACGAGGGTCCGTTCGGTTCGTCGTCCACCATCGACCGGGCCGAGGTGGTCGACGAGTACACGGTTCGTTACTTCCTGACAGGCCCCGACCCGGCGTTCGAGGAGGTGCTGGCCGGGATAGCGACCGGCGCCGTGTTCTCCCCCACCGCCGGGCGCGCATTCGGACCTGAAGACTCGGTCGACAACCCCATCGGCACCGGGCCGTTCATGTTCGAATCGTGGATTCGCGACAGCGAGGTCGTGGTGGTGCGCAACCCCAACTACTGGCGCTCGGCACCCGACGGCGGCACCCTCCCCTACCTCGATCGCATTCGTTTCCGGGTGCTTCCCGACGGAACCGCTCGTCGTGCCAGCCTCGAGGCCGGCGATCTCGACATGGCCACCCAGGGTGGACCCGACGGAGGGCCCGCTCTGATCGAACAGGGTTTCGTGCCCTACGAGTTCATCGGCAACGGCGCCGCTCTGAACATCTACAACACCGCGGTGCCACCATTCGATGATGTTCGCATGCGCAGGGCCGCTGCACACGCCCTCGACCCCGAACAGGCAAATGCGCTGCGCCCACCGAACCTGTCCGGCGTGGCCGAGTTCCGGACCCAGTACTACAACTCGTCGAGCCGGTGGTACGACGAGGCTGCGGGCGAGGGCTATGCCAGGTTCGACCCCGATGAGGCCCAGCGGCTTTATGACGAGTACATCAACGACCCTGGCCGCAGCGACGGCAAGTCCGTGGGCGAGCCGGTGAGCTTCACCTACGACTGCAACACCGACCCGATCAACCTCGACACCGCCCAGTTGTTCCAGCAGGAGTGGGGCGACGTCGGATTCGAGGTCGAGATCCGCACCACCGAGCAGGCGAGCTTCGTCAACCAGATCATCGGCACGTCCAGCGAGCCGCTGTTCCAGGGCGACTTCCAGATCGCGTGCTGGGCCGACGGCAGCGAGCAGGACCCGTTGTCGATCTATCGCACGCGCTATGGGTCGAACCAGGTGTTGAACTGGACCAACTTCACCGATCCGGCCATCGACGCAGCGCTCGAAACCCTGCGCACGAGCCTCGACTTCGACACCCGCAAGGCCGCTGCCGCCGACATCGCACGCATCACAGCCGATGCCCAGACGGTGTATTGGTGGGCTTCGGGCTCGACCCTGGTTCTGGGGCGCCCCGAGGTTCACGGTGTAGAGAACTTCACCTACCCCGACGGGCAGGTGGGCGAACGCCGCGGGTCGGGCCGGGTGTGGTGGCACGAGGTCTGGCTGGAAGGCGCCGAGCCGCTCGACGATGTACCGACCGGTTTCGTCGAGATCCCGGAGGTCACCACCACGACCACAACCGAGGCACCCGCAGAGCCCGTACCAGGCGGGCCCGATCCAGCAATCGCAGACGCAATGCCTGCCGCGCCGCCAGGGTTGAGGATGGCTGGCAACGGGCCACCGTTGGCCGATCTGTGCCCTGGTATCACGACGCTCGAAGGCATCGAACCGATCAGTGCCACATCCCAGAGCTATCCGGGCGACCCGCAGCTGGGGCCGAACGGACAGGTCACGATCTATGTCCTCGAGCCCGGGGACGCAGACACCATCATCGGCCGCTACGAGCAGGCTGTCGCCGAGTGCGTCGAGTTCTCGACAGAACTCGACGACGGCACGCCTGTGAACCTCGGTTATGTGAGCAGAGATCTGGGGTCGTTCGGCCCGGAGTCTTACGGCTACGGGGTGGCCGGCGACGCGGGCGGTTTCCCGATCGACAGCGACATCGTGTTGATCCGCTCGGGCGACAACTTGGCTCTGGTCACGGCGCTGCACATTCTGAGCCCCGCCGATGGTTCTGTGGTCACACCGCTGGCCGAGGGAGCCGCCGAGATACTGGCCGGGTTGGGCTGA
- a CDS encoding aminotransferase class III-fold pyridoxal phosphate-dependent enzyme, translating into MSALLHPFADPAKPEENFISIARAEGSTLWDSNGKSYIDGLASLWYCQVGHGRREIVEAVNRQMLEFENYHIFDPFTHEPARQVAESIRSKSPFPDGRVFLGCSGSEAVDTALKLMRLVQQRRGKGDKQILVRREHGYHGTNFGGTTAQGIAPNREGWGDLVPHFEQVPSGDLEAAASLFAEKGDQIAGIITEPIQGAGGVIPPPEGYLEGLRRLCDDHGALLCFDEVIAGFGRTGSWFGSQTWSVQPDLFTFAKGVTSGYLPLSGVAVSRQVAGELEQIGGVMRHGYTYSGHAASCAAGIANIDIIENEGLVDRAAGELHKWFSEGLSALADDGTIESYRGQGAIWAAELGRDAIPVRDAMLDAGVVVRPIGTAIAFCPPLVITESEVTQMLDTLVKAAS; encoded by the coding sequence ATGTCAGCTTTGCTCCACCCCTTCGCCGACCCGGCGAAACCAGAGGAGAACTTCATCTCCATAGCGCGTGCTGAGGGTTCGACGCTGTGGGACTCGAACGGAAAGAGCTACATCGACGGCCTGGCGAGCCTGTGGTACTGCCAGGTGGGTCATGGACGCCGCGAGATCGTCGAGGCCGTGAACCGCCAGATGCTCGAATTCGAGAACTATCACATCTTCGACCCCTTCACCCACGAGCCGGCACGCCAGGTCGCCGAGTCGATCCGGTCCAAATCGCCGTTCCCCGATGGCCGGGTGTTCCTTGGCTGCTCGGGTTCGGAGGCCGTCGACACCGCCCTCAAACTCATGCGGCTGGTTCAACAGCGGCGGGGCAAGGGTGACAAGCAGATCCTCGTTCGCCGCGAGCACGGCTATCACGGCACCAACTTCGGTGGCACCACCGCACAAGGCATCGCCCCCAACCGTGAGGGCTGGGGCGACCTGGTGCCTCACTTCGAGCAGGTGCCCAGCGGCGACCTCGAGGCTGCGGCGTCGCTGTTCGCCGAAAAGGGCGACCAGATAGCCGGAATCATCACCGAACCCATCCAGGGCGCAGGCGGGGTGATCCCGCCCCCCGAGGGCTATCTCGAGGGCCTGCGCCGTCTCTGCGACGACCACGGAGCCCTGCTGTGTTTCGATGAGGTCATCGCCGGATTCGGGCGCACCGGCAGCTGGTTCGGGTCGCAGACCTGGTCGGTGCAACCCGACCTGTTCACCTTCGCGAAGGGTGTCACGTCGGGCTATCTACCGCTGTCTGGTGTGGCGGTATCTCGCCAGGTGGCCGGCGAGCTCGAGCAGATCGGTGGTGTGATGCGCCACGGCTACACCTATTCGGGCCACGCCGCATCTTGTGCCGCGGGCATCGCCAACATCGACATCATCGAAAACGAAGGCCTGGTCGACCGTGCCGCCGGCGAACTCCACAAGTGGTTCTCCGAGGGTCTGTCTGCGCTGGCCGACGACGGCACGATCGAGTCTTACCGTGGTCAGGGCGCCATCTGGGCTGCGGAACTGGGGCGTGATGCGATACCGGTTCGCGACGCAATGCTCGACGCCGGCGTCGTCGTGCGCCCCATCGGCACTGCCATCGCGTTCTGTCCGCCCCTGGTCATCACCGAATCCGAGGTGACCCAGATGCTCGACACCCTGGTAAAGGCCGCTTCTTAG
- a CDS encoding nitroreductase family protein, with product MVDLYEAMSTLRAVRRLRPDPIPDDVLRRVIQAAAWAPTGGNAQPWHVVVVKDRAVKQGLQAIYEPEWQEYMKIVRTRMAALEGEALAKMQRTAAAGDQLAANLADTPAILMFFADPTRMAITDIDLDRTSIVGGGSVYPAVQNAMLACRAEGLGCVLTTLHCRREPQVLELLNVPQPWMTAAMVPVGYPEGGGHGKITRQAVAELTSVDSFGTPWST from the coding sequence ATGGTCGACCTGTACGAAGCCATGAGCACGCTGCGCGCCGTTCGGCGCCTGCGGCCCGATCCGATTCCCGACGATGTACTTCGGCGGGTCATTCAAGCCGCGGCGTGGGCTCCTACCGGAGGCAACGCCCAGCCTTGGCATGTCGTGGTGGTCAAGGATCGCGCCGTCAAACAGGGCCTGCAGGCGATCTATGAGCCCGAGTGGCAGGAATACATGAAGATCGTTCGGACTCGCATGGCGGCTCTGGAGGGTGAGGCGCTGGCCAAGATGCAGCGCACCGCGGCCGCGGGCGATCAACTGGCTGCGAACCTGGCCGACACACCGGCGATTCTGATGTTCTTCGCCGATCCGACCCGCATGGCCATCACCGACATCGATCTCGATCGCACCAGCATCGTCGGGGGTGGCTCGGTGTATCCGGCGGTGCAAAACGCCATGCTCGCGTGTCGTGCCGAAGGTCTGGGCTGCGTGTTGACCACACTTCACTGTCGCCGCGAGCCCCAGGTGCTGGAGCTGTTGAACGTGCCACAGCCGTGGATGACAGCGGCGATGGTGCCCGTCGGCTATCCCGAAGGCGGCGGACATGGCAAGATCACGCGACAGGCCGTGGCCGAGCTGACCTCGGTCGACTCGTTCGGCACGCCTTGGTCTACATAG
- a CDS encoding HD-GYP domain-containing protein, with protein MASTLSKADTQYEERPDGGSARSQATDAATGRWHTSPWWPRIIKFVMFALPIVFAMVAGSLYARVLGDPSSWFVAALWWLGLMSVTSAVVYISRPLIQRLSPLAFLYQLTLVFPDTAPDRFKMAIRQRSVRDLQRRLTNGQPLGDTPQEAAENVVLLVNALNEHDRRTRGHCERVRAYSDLIAEDMKLSPDDRTKLHWAALLHDVGKLAVPPEILNKDGRPTDEEWQLLRQHPGASGRLLVPLIPWLGEWLLASTQHHERWDGDGYPRGLKGNEISLAGRIVAVADAYDVMTSTRSYKAAWSRENARLELARNAGTQFDPRVVRAFMSIPSSHLHRIAGPLSWFAEFPRIAEVIGRLGTVSGTTVGAVASAVTTAALATLGLTSLGFNDAPDATAMSAVVAAESNMPDGAPAADDPVVVDEGSETTTTLAMTDLVLPENGIANTTAVAPAEPESTTTTVVTSASTIVDTSIATTTVAAPPTTTRQTTTTTLPPPPSTTTSTTTTTTTGNVPTTTVAPPPPGGYALSTRDQLNGGGPSAPNFVYLIAESVPTLLDDPLVVLAPVADITAGSLATATIPAGSTVCSSIVHARTPSGASAISFEINFIGTILGFSVTNAQLAQTSWFFGAGAPSFLGIEGSDTVGFDGSKVRGTLYASATDADQVRVYVSC; from the coding sequence GTGGCGTCGACGCTCTCGAAGGCAGACACCCAATACGAAGAACGGCCCGACGGCGGTTCCGCGCGCTCGCAGGCCACCGACGCGGCGACGGGGCGCTGGCACACCTCGCCCTGGTGGCCACGGATCATCAAGTTCGTCATGTTCGCCCTGCCGATCGTGTTCGCGATGGTGGCCGGAAGCCTCTACGCCAGGGTTCTGGGCGACCCCAGCAGCTGGTTCGTTGCGGCGTTGTGGTGGCTGGGCCTGATGTCCGTCACCAGCGCAGTCGTCTACATCAGCCGCCCACTGATCCAGCGGCTGAGCCCCCTGGCCTTCCTCTATCAGCTGACCTTGGTGTTCCCCGATACAGCGCCAGATCGCTTCAAGATGGCGATCAGGCAGCGATCGGTACGAGACCTCCAGCGCCGCCTCACCAACGGTCAACCTCTGGGCGACACCCCCCAGGAGGCAGCAGAGAACGTAGTGCTGCTGGTGAACGCCCTGAACGAGCACGACAGGCGTACCCGAGGCCACTGCGAGAGGGTCAGGGCCTATTCGGACCTGATCGCCGAAGACATGAAGCTGTCGCCAGACGACAGGACCAAGCTCCACTGGGCCGCACTGCTGCACGACGTTGGCAAGCTGGCGGTGCCGCCCGAGATCTTGAACAAGGACGGCAGGCCCACCGACGAAGAGTGGCAACTGCTACGCCAGCATCCCGGCGCGTCGGGCCGCCTGCTTGTGCCGCTGATCCCTTGGCTGGGTGAGTGGCTGCTGGCGTCGACCCAGCACCACGAACGCTGGGATGGCGATGGCTATCCCCGGGGCCTGAAGGGCAACGAGATCTCCCTGGCCGGTCGCATCGTCGCGGTTGCCGACGCCTACGACGTCATGACCTCGACCAGGTCCTACAAGGCCGCATGGTCAAGGGAGAACGCTCGCCTCGAGTTGGCGCGCAACGCGGGCACCCAGTTCGACCCCCGAGTGGTTCGGGCGTTCATGTCGATACCGTCATCTCATCTTCATCGCATCGCGGGGCCACTGTCGTGGTTTGCCGAGTTCCCTCGTATCGCAGAGGTAATCGGTCGGCTCGGAACGGTGTCGGGCACAACGGTCGGCGCTGTGGCTTCGGCTGTCACCACGGCTGCGCTGGCCACCTTGGGCCTCACCTCCCTGGGCTTCAACGATGCCCCAGATGCCACGGCGATGTCTGCGGTCGTCGCCGCAGAGTCGAACATGCCTGACGGCGCTCCGGCAGCCGACGACCCCGTGGTCGTGGATGAGGGCTCCGAGACCACCACGACCTTGGCCATGACCGACCTGGTGCTTCCAGAGAACGGTATCGCCAACACCACGGCCGTGGCACCGGCCGAGCCAGAGAGCACCACGACGACGGTGGTCACCAGCGCGTCGACGATCGTCGACACCTCGATCGCCACGACGACCGTCGCAGCGCCGCCGACCACGACCAGGCAGACGACTACGACGACCTTGCCTCCTCCGCCGAGCACGACCACCAGCACGACGACCACGACGACAACGGGCAACGTACCCACGACAACGGTGGCCCCTCCCCCGCCCGGCGGCTACGCGCTGTCCACTCGGGACCAGCTGAACGGCGGCGGCCCCAGCGCTCCCAACTTCGTGTACCTGATCGCCGAATCGGTACCGACCCTTCTAGACGATCCGCTGGTGGTTCTGGCCCCCGTCGCCGACATCACCGCCGGTTCCCTCGCCACGGCTACGATCCCCGCCGGATCGACGGTATGCAGCTCGATCGTTCATGCCAGAACACCCAGCGGAGCGAGCGCTATCTCGTTCGAGATCAACTTCATCGGAACGATCCTGGGCTTCTCGGTGACCAACGCACAGTTGGCGCAAACCAGCTGGTTCTTCGGGGCCGGTGCCCCCTCATTCTTGGGCATCGAAGGCTCTGACACGGTCGGCTTCGACGGCTCGAAGGTTCGCGGCACGTTGTACGCATCGGCAACAGACGCCGATCAGGTGCGCGTCTACGTGTCGTGTTAG
- a CDS encoding HD-GYP domain-containing protein: MSAESPKTTATGGSARSQADGSGRWRASPTKAWAVRAFVFTAPLVAGYVAGFVAATLVPRPAGLLAAVGWWVAILAASTAAIWLSRPVMQQFAPLSFLYQCSLVFPDDAPSRYSVALRRSQARDLARRVEAGLPLGDTPQEAAENILAILADLNDHDRKTRGHSERVRAYSDLIAENMGLPDDDRSMLHWAALLHDVGKLTVPAEILNKNGRPTDEEWMTLREHPGAAGPILEPLRPWLGEWLDAATQHHERHDGDGYPLGLAGSDISLAGRIVAVADAYDVMTSARSYKKPWKPEDARRELASCAATQFDPKVVRAFLHISTARLQRISGPLSWLAQVPRLGELVGSATTAGSTAATVAGAAAAATVMAPLMVATYDTPQPAAAAQVEQTAPSTTSSAPDDTVVVDRTTTTALNPPTSQTTIGLPTTTTSVDATTSSSTTTEPIESLTAHPLDRSVIRLAPDQLVVGSGPDDITSDSSMFVIHESGPTTLSADLRVVGASSGRTVGIGSSADFTITSGSSICSYLIVAASPQRDRPIDAVIGSDDTILGFAVGAAEFTSPIEPGDSLTVDGQVVLVEFDATGTDRDQVRMFTACG; encoded by the coding sequence GTGAGCGCAGAGTCACCCAAGACCACGGCTACTGGCGGCTCGGCGCGCTCGCAGGCCGACGGCTCTGGACGTTGGCGTGCTTCTCCTACAAAGGCCTGGGCCGTTCGGGCGTTCGTGTTCACGGCTCCACTGGTCGCCGGCTATGTGGCCGGATTCGTTGCCGCAACCCTCGTTCCGCGACCGGCGGGCCTGCTGGCCGCGGTCGGCTGGTGGGTGGCGATCCTGGCCGCGTCGACCGCGGCGATATGGCTGTCGCGGCCGGTGATGCAACAGTTCGCTCCGCTGTCGTTCCTGTACCAATGCAGCCTCGTGTTCCCCGACGACGCGCCGTCGAGGTATTCGGTGGCGTTGAGGCGTTCGCAGGCCCGCGACCTGGCGAGGCGCGTAGAAGCCGGCCTGCCGCTGGGCGACACGCCCCAGGAGGCGGCCGAGAACATCCTGGCGATACTGGCCGACCTGAACGACCACGACCGCAAGACTCGCGGTCACTCCGAGCGGGTGAGGGCGTACTCGGATCTCATCGCCGAGAACATGGGCCTGCCCGACGACGATCGTTCGATGCTGCACTGGGCTGCGCTGTTGCACGATGTCGGAAAGCTGACCGTGCCGGCCGAGATACTGAACAAGAACGGGCGACCTACCGACGAAGAGTGGATGACGCTGCGCGAGCATCCGGGCGCGGCCGGACCGATCCTCGAACCGCTACGCCCGTGGCTGGGCGAATGGCTCGACGCCGCTACCCAACACCACGAACGCCACGACGGCGATGGCTACCCGCTGGGTCTGGCCGGCTCGGACATCTCGTTGGCGGGCCGCATCGTGGCCGTGGCCGATGCCTACGACGTGATGACTTCGGCCAGGTCGTACAAGAAGCCCTGGAAGCCCGAAGACGCCAGGCGCGAGCTGGCCAGCTGTGCTGCCACCCAGTTCGATCCAAAGGTCGTGCGGGCGTTCTTACACATCTCGACCGCAAGGCTCCAGCGCATCAGCGGTCCGCTCAGCTGGCTGGCGCAGGTTCCCCGACTGGGCGAACTGGTGGGCAGCGCGACCACCGCAGGATCCACGGCCGCGACGGTGGCGGGTGCTGCTGCTGCCGCCACCGTGATGGCTCCGCTGATGGTGGCGACCTACGACACTCCGCAACCCGCGGCCGCAGCCCAGGTCGAACAGACCGCACCTTCGACAACCAGCTCAGCGCCCGACGACACGGTTGTGGTCGATCGAACCACAACGACGGCCCTGAACCCTCCGACCAGCCAGACCACGATCGGGCTGCCGACCACGACCACATCGGTGGACGCCACGACCTCGTCCTCCACCACCACCGAACCCATCGAGTCGCTCACGGCGCATCCACTCGACCGCAGCGTCATCCGCCTGGCGCCAGACCAACTGGTTGTCGGCTCTGGTCCAGACGACATCACCTCCGACAGCTCGATGTTCGTGATCCACGAGTCGGGCCCTACCACTCTGAGCGCTGACCTGCGAGTAGTGGGTGCGTCTTCGGGTCGAACAGTCGGCATCGGCTCTTCCGCGGACTTCACGATCACATCGGGGTCGTCGATCTGTAGCTACCTGATCGTGGCCGCCAGCCCGCAGCGAGATCGCCCCATCGACGCGGTGATCGGCAGCGACGACACGATCCTCGGCTTTGCCGTGGGCGCCGCAGAATTCACCTCGCCCATCGAGCCGGGTGACTCGTTGACCGTCGACGGCCAGGTGGTGCTGGTCGAGTTCGATGCCACCGGCACCGACCGCGACCAGGTCAGGATGTTCACGGCCTGCGGCTGA
- a CDS encoding ABC transporter ATP-binding protein, with translation MGSSSGRSAPDESQSPDTSPLQRLMSRQEVTFARALHRAAPGLSTAWWAILFARGLVPALLAISTGWLVGAVDRGDSLTAPLVFVGFVFVGLQILAPVHQAVGSALGVRTADHLNRRLMDTVSAPEGIAHLERPDLVNDFTMARDFDLGITGPPLSISMDFVAGGLVQMVAGIATSCVLFAFAWWAPLVLIIGWGSTHWLLRESAVWKTRNTDRVRTAQRHADYAYRLAVDAPAAKEVRLFGLADWVIERFRTRRLELDDLRWEATRLRERPVVWSLVVVLSANALVFWQVAEAALSGSADLGAAVVYLQAAIGASAIAFGGLSWAIDSAAAPVAAVEKVERAVGEVEPIQQGQASAAPGAVSIRFEDVTFTYPTATEPVLRGLDLEIPAGTSLAIVGQNGAGKTTLAKLICRLYEPDSGTIRVDGQDMRTLDLATWRSRVAAIFQDFVRYELPLIDNVDPAGIAASALTQNGSGPHPARTEAVVRALDSAGAAGLADLDTTLARGYANGTELSGGQWQRVALARAVHGVFAGAGVVLLDEPTAQLDVRGETEIFERILEATRGCTTILVSHRFNTVRKADRICVIEDGRVIELGTHEELLALGGRYATMYRLQAARFAAGEAELDDQGREVVGESL, from the coding sequence GTGGGCAGCAGCAGCGGCCGATCCGCACCAGACGAATCCCAATCCCCCGACACCTCGCCCTTGCAGCGTCTGATGTCGCGCCAGGAGGTCACCTTCGCCCGCGCCCTCCACCGCGCCGCGCCGGGCCTCAGCACCGCATGGTGGGCAATCCTGTTCGCCCGCGGTCTGGTGCCTGCGCTGCTGGCGATCTCGACGGGCTGGCTGGTCGGCGCGGTCGACCGGGGCGACAGCTTGACGGCCCCTTTGGTGTTCGTCGGGTTCGTGTTCGTCGGCTTGCAGATTCTGGCGCCAGTTCACCAGGCGGTGGGCTCGGCGTTGGGTGTCCGCACCGCCGACCATCTCAACCGTCGCCTCATGGACACCGTGTCGGCTCCCGAGGGCATAGCCCACCTCGAGCGCCCCGATCTGGTCAACGACTTCACAATGGCGCGCGACTTCGACCTGGGCATCACCGGTCCGCCGCTTTCGATTTCGATGGACTTCGTCGCCGGCGGCTTGGTTCAGATGGTGGCCGGCATCGCCACGTCGTGTGTGCTTTTTGCCTTCGCTTGGTGGGCTCCGCTGGTGCTCATCATCGGGTGGGGCTCCACACATTGGTTGCTTCGCGAAAGCGCGGTCTGGAAGACCCGCAACACCGATCGGGTCCGGACCGCTCAGCGTCATGCCGACTACGCCTACCGGTTGGCCGTCGACGCACCGGCGGCCAAGGAGGTCCGATTGTTCGGCTTGGCCGATTGGGTCATCGAGCGGTTCCGCACCAGGCGCCTCGAACTCGACGATCTCAGGTGGGAGGCGACCCGGCTGCGCGAGCGACCCGTGGTGTGGAGCCTGGTCGTGGTGCTGAGCGCCAACGCGCTGGTGTTCTGGCAGGTGGCCGAAGCTGCACTGTCGGGTTCTGCCGACCTGGGCGCTGCGGTCGTGTATCTGCAGGCCGCCATCGGTGCCAGCGCAATAGCGTTCGGCGGGCTCAGCTGGGCCATCGACTCGGCGGCCGCGCCGGTGGCTGCGGTCGAGAAGGTCGAACGCGCAGTCGGCGAGGTCGAGCCCATTCAGCAGGGCCAGGCCAGCGCTGCGCCCGGAGCCGTGTCGATCCGCTTCGAAGACGTCACCTTCACCTACCCGACCGCTACCGAGCCGGTGCTGAGGGGCCTCGACCTCGAAATCCCTGCGGGCACCAGCCTGGCCATCGTCGGGCAGAACGGGGCGGGCAAGACCACACTCGCGAAGCTGATCTGTCGCCTCTACGAACCCGATTCGGGCACCATTCGTGTCGACGGCCAAGACATGCGCACACTCGACCTGGCCACATGGCGGAGTCGCGTCGCTGCCATCTTCCAGGACTTCGTCCGCTACGAGTTGCCGCTCATCGACAATGTCGATCCGGCGGGCATCGCGGCCAGCGCCCTCACCCAGAACGGGTCGGGGCCCCACCCGGCGCGCACCGAAGCGGTGGTGCGCGCCCTCGACAGCGCCGGAGCCGCGGGCCTCGCCGATCTCGACACCACGTTGGCCCGGGGTTACGCCAACGGCACCGAACTCAGCGGTGGGCAGTGGCAACGCGTGGCTTTGGCCCGGGCCGTGCACGGCGTGTTCGCCGGAGCCGGCGTGGTGCTGCTCGACGAGCCGACGGCCCAGCTCGACGTCCGCGGCGAAACCGAGATCTTCGAGCGGATCCTCGAAGCCACCCGCGGCTGCACCACCATCCTCGTATCGCACCGCTTCAACACCGTGCGCAAGGCCGACCGCATCTGTGTGATCGAAGACGGCCGGGTCATCGAGCTGGGCACACACGAAGAACTGCTGGCGCTGGGAGGGCGCTACGCCACCATGTATCGGCTGCAGGCGGCGCGCTTCGCCGCCGGTGAGGCCGAACTCGACGACCAGGGAAGGGAGGTCGTCGGTGAATCACTCTGA